From a region of the Entelurus aequoreus isolate RoL-2023_Sb linkage group LG27, RoL_Eaeq_v1.1, whole genome shotgun sequence genome:
- the il12rb2 gene encoding interleukin-12 receptor subunit beta-2 isoform X2, translated as MAALWLSWIKMFAMTLLLLHLCRGRTSCVMWSSIGNVVQLGSSFDMYCTFTCECDHSMSSGHPPAPQTLVVVNASTSRFHVANITEDTTYSCQCGCPTPLEPCGLDIRAEDPPEPPTSISCEYEVLSTEEGVLYCWWDKVRISHPPSSTELWLTSVSEYEESRKVFSLAPTANEFTFNVSNKVHEVLLWVHTHYTLGSSLSQRNYTLADIARPCAPEVGGAECWSRGCTIRVCECVRSSQVEVEVQVQHAMDGQHSWSSCQLAEGQLGLDQIWSTSSLDPGRLYRFRSRAKFSTGLWSKWSTVRTAWTQEEVPDKVLDVWYIQPSSTLTFITVFWKAMSVSEARGKILEYRVSVYGAESEVMWTSSLGANVTKTSVPFCARCQVALWAINSKGSSPPANITAHHAKAAGHFQVRTQADQHGVALWWSAAAPAARHVVLEWHLEGLMTQHLHWLRLPGTQRHAHITGLKSSECYQANIYFFYDESTSTTSNFQLSINQTVQQEVEGKSLKVKWAELPRTERGGCVVNYTVYLQYLDGHVLSYLLPASHRKLLLSDLHAGNYYLWMTASTSEGQSPAGPKVRFSIQSAKQDVPLFLFVGGIILLVMSLLMCCHISPRKKRCVGPLCFLSKVPDPANSKWAKECSQKMFEDEEKFQLSESSMKGGGGGGEEEEELIIEVEELSNVKMDASSPSIISTYIKTYCQPSLSHTSFCSHLTHLQDHHLHHLQDHHLHHLGLKDHNLHHLQDHDLHHLGLKDHRLTHLGLKDHDLHHLQDHGLHLQDHDLHHLQDHGLHHLQDHGLHHLQDHGLHHLQDHDLHHLGLKDHRLNHLGLKDHDLHHLGLKDHDLHHLQDHDLHHLQDHELHHLQDHGLHHIHHLQDHGLHHVHHLQDNGLHLHDHDLHHLQDHELHHLQDHGLHHVHHLQDHGLHLHDHDLHHLQDHELHHLQDHGLHHVHHLQDHGLHLHDHDLHHLQDHGLHHLQDHGLHHLQDHGLHHVHHLQDHGLHHLHDHDLHHLQDHGLHHLQDHDLHHLQDHGLHHLQDHGLHLQDHDLHHLQDRDLHHLQDHHLHDHDLHHLQDHDLHDHEDEEECSRMMTFIPASHSFTHTLDLTLTLDTVHIDCGIIFDNLH; from the exons ATCCCCCAGAGCCTCCTACAAGTATTTCATGTGAGTACGAAGTACTCAGTACTGAAGAAGGAGTTTTGTACTGTTGGTGGGATAAAGTACGAATAAGTCATCCTCCGAGTTCTACTGAGTTGTG gttgacaagTGTATCAGAGTACGAAGAGTCCCGCAAAGTGTTTTCCTTGGCTCCAACAGCCAATGAGTTTACCTTCAATGTGTCCAACAAAGTCCATGAGGTGTTGCTGTGGGTGCACACGCACTACACCCTGGGGTCCTCCCTGTCCCAACGCAACTACACACTTGCTGACATCG CGAGGCCTTGTGCTCCAGAGGTGGGGGGTGCAGAGTGCTGGTCCAGGGGCTGCACCAtcagagtgtgtgagtgtgtgaggtcATcacaggtggaggtggaggtgcagGTGCAGCACGCCATGGATGGACAACACTCATGGAGCAGCTGTCAGCTCGCA GAGGGCCAACTTGGTCTGGATCAAATCTGGTCCACTTCCTCTCTGGACCCGGGCCGCTTGTACCGATTCAGATCCAGAGCCAAGTTCAGTACAGGTCTGTGGAGCAAGTGGAGCACAGTCAGGACCGCATGGACTCAGGAGGAAG TTCCTGACAAAGTACTCGACGTGTGGTACATCCAACCTTCCTCCACGCTCACCTTCATCACCGTCTTCTGGAAG GCCATGAGCGTGTCTGAGGCCAGAGGGAAGATCTTGGAGTACCGGGTCAGCGTTTACGGCGCCGAGTCCGAGGTGATGTGGACCAGCAGCCTGGGTGCCAACGTGACCAAGACCTCCGTGCCCTTCTGTGCCCGCTGCCAGGTGGCGCTGTGGGCCATCAACTCCAAAGGCAGCTCTCCTCCTGCCAACATCACGGCACATCATGCCAAAG CTGCTGGTCATTTCCAGGTGCGCACGCAGGCAGACCAGCACGGTGTCGCCCTCTGGTGGAGCGCAGCTGCACCTGCAGCACGTCACGTGGTGCTGGAATGGCACCTTGAAGGACTGATGACGCAACACCTGCACTGGCTCCGCCTACCTGGAACACAGCGCCACGCCCACATCACAG GACTAAAATCCTCCGAGTGCTACCAGGCAAATATTTACTTTTTCTATGATGAAAGTACAAGTACTACCAGCAACTTTCAACTAAGTATCAACCAAACAG TCCAACAGGAAGTGGAAGGCAAGAGTTTAAAGGTCAAGTGGGCGGAGCTTCCTCGGACTGAGCGAGGAGGATGTGTGGTGAACTACACCGTCTACTTGCAGTACTTGGATGGACACGTACTTTCAT ACTTGCTGCCAGCATCACACAGGAAGTTGCTCCTCTCAGATCTCCATGCAG GTAATTACTACCTTTGGATGACCGCCTCCACGTCTGAGGGGCAAAGTCCTGCTGGTCCAAAAGTCAGGTTTTCCATCCAAT CTGCAAAACAAGACGTTCCACTGTTCCTCTTTGTTGGTGGCATCATCCTGCTGGTGATGTCGCTCCTGATGTGCTGCCACATTTCTCCCCGAAAAAAAAG GTGTGTGGGACCTTTGTGCTTCCTGTCCAAAGTTCCAGATCCTGCAAACAGCAAATGGGCAAAAGAATGCAGCCAGAAAATG TTTGAAGATGAAGAGAAGTTCCAGCTGAGTGAGTCCAGCAtgaagggaggaggaggaggaggagaagaagaagaagagttgaTCATAGAAGTGGAGGAGCTGTCAAATGTCAAGATGGACGCCTCCTCACCATCCATCATCAGCACCTACATCAAGACTTACTGCCAACCTTCTCTCTCTCACACCTCCTTCTGCTCACATCTCACTCACCTTCAGGACCATCACCTGCACCACCTTCAGGACCATCACCTGCACCACCTTGGCCTGAAGGACCATAACCTTCACCACCTCCAGGACCATGACCTTCACCACCTTGGCCTGAAGGACCATCGCCTTACCCACCTTGGCCTTAAGGACCATGACCTTCACCACCTCCAGGACCATGGCCTTCACCTTCAGGACCATGACCTTCACCACCTTCAGGACCATGGCCTTCACCACCTTCAGGACCATGGCCTTCACCACCTTCAGGACCATGGCCTTCACCACCTTCAGGACCATGACCTTCACCACCTTGGCCTGAAGGACCATCGCCTTAACCACCTTGGCCTTAAGGACCATGACCTTCACCACCTTGGCCTTAAGGACCATGACCTTCACCACCTTCAGGACCATGACCTTCACCACCTTCAGGACCATGAACTTCACCACCTTCAGGACCATGGCCTTCACCACATTCACCACCTTCAGGACCATGGCCTTCACCACGTTCACCACCTTCAGGACAATGGCCTTCACCTTCATGACCATGACCTTCACCACCTTCAGGACCATGAACTTCACCACCTTCAGGACCATGGCCTTCACCACGTTCACCACCTTCAGGACCATGGCCTTCACCTTCATGACCATGACCTTCACCACCTTCAGGACCATGAACTTCACCACCTTCAGGACCATGGCCTTCACCACGTTCACCACCTTCAGGACCATGGCCTTCACCTTCATGACCATGACCTTCACCACCTTCAGGACCATGGCCTTCACCACCTTCAGGACCATGGCCTTCACCACCTTCAGGACCATGGCCTTCACCACGTTCACCACCTTCAGGACCATGGCCTTCACCACCTTCATGACCATGACCTTCACCACCTTCAGGACCATGGCCTTCACCACCTTCAGGACCATGACCTTCACCACCTTCAGGACCATGGCCTTCACCACCTTCAGGACCATGGCCTTCACCTTCAGGACCATGACCTTCACCACCTTCAGGACCGTGACCTTCACCACCTTCAGGACCATCACCTTCACGACCATGACCTTCACCACCTTCAGGACCATGACCTTCATGACCATGAGGATGAGGAGGAATGTTCACGCATGATGACCTTCATCCCTGCTTCACACTCCTTCACGCACACACTCGACCTCACGCTAACCCTCGATACTGTACACATCGACTGCGGTATCATATTTGATAACTTACACTAA